In the Deltaproteobacteria bacterium genome, one interval contains:
- the thpR gene encoding RNA 2',3'-cyclic phosphodiesterase, whose product MSEPAHIRAFVAVDLVPQVRLGLVQLKAELARTRADVRWVRDDGLHATLKFLGAVAAERLEAVGEAVAQVAAAVPEFAAHVRGLGAFPSLKRPRVCWVGIEAAQLAVLARAVENALVPLGFAAEARPFHAHVTLGRINSPRGWPALEEMLKQHWNDDFGVSPVDCITVYRSDLRAGGAVYTALWTRRLAASTRGADHGIG is encoded by the coding sequence ATGTCGGAACCTGCTCACATCCGAGCCTTTGTCGCGGTCGATTTAGTGCCCCAAGTTCGCTTGGGGCTGGTGCAGCTTAAGGCCGAGCTGGCGCGTACCCGCGCCGACGTGCGCTGGGTGCGCGACGACGGGCTACACGCGACGCTGAAGTTTCTCGGTGCGGTGGCGGCCGAGCGCCTCGAGGCGGTGGGCGAGGCGGTTGCTCAGGTCGCTGCGGCGGTACCGGAGTTTGCCGCCCACGTTCGCGGCCTCGGGGCGTTTCCATCGCTCAAGCGCCCGCGCGTGTGCTGGGTGGGGATCGAGGCCGCGCAGTTGGCGGTGCTCGCCCGCGCGGTCGAGAACGCACTGGTGCCGCTCGGCTTCGCCGCCGAGGCTCGGCCCTTTCACGCCCACGTGACCCTTGGCCGCATCAACAGCCCCCGCGGCTGGCCCGCGCTGGAAGAGATGTTGAAACAACACTGGAACGACGACTTCGGTGTCAGCCCGGTTGACTGCATCACGGTTTACCGCAGCGACTTACGAGCCGGTGGCGCGGTCTATACCGCACTATGGACAAGACGACTCGCTGCCAGTACAAGAGGAGCAGATCATGGCATTGGATAG
- a CDS encoding PTS sugar transporter subunit IIA: MQLTVRDVSGLLKVSEKTIYRWISQGILPAYRVNDQYRFNRAELLEWATSRKMNVSPDLFAEPESHATPLPGLVEALQAGGIFYRVDGGDKESVLRAVVEHMRLPEEVDREFLLRVLLAREALQSTGIGDGIAIPHVRNPIVLHVLRPMIALCFLERPVEFGALDGKPVFALFSLISPTVRAHLRLLSRLSFALNDAGFKEAILRQASRDEIVTQARRVEAALESAGLAPKP, encoded by the coding sequence ATGCAACTGACTGTCCGTGATGTCTCCGGCCTGCTGAAGGTCTCCGAGAAAACCATCTATCGCTGGATCAGTCAGGGGATTCTGCCCGCCTACCGGGTCAATGACCAGTATCGCTTCAACCGCGCCGAGCTGCTCGAATGGGCAACCTCGCGCAAGATGAACGTCTCCCCGGATCTGTTCGCGGAGCCGGAAAGCCACGCCACGCCGCTGCCGGGCTTGGTCGAGGCGCTGCAGGCCGGCGGGATATTTTACCGCGTCGACGGCGGCGATAAGGAGTCGGTGCTGCGGGCGGTGGTCGAGCACATGCGCTTGCCCGAAGAGGTCGATCGGGAGTTCCTGCTGCGCGTGCTGTTGGCGCGCGAGGCGTTGCAATCCACCGGCATCGGTGACGGCATTGCCATTCCGCACGTGCGCAATCCGATCGTGCTGCACGTGTTGCGGCCGATGATCGCGCTCTGTTTCCTAGAGCGGCCGGTGGAGTTCGGCGCCCTCGACGGTAAGCCGGTGTTCGCGCTGTTCTCGCTCATCAGCCCGACCGTGCGCGCGCACCTGCGCTTGCTGTCGCGCTTGTCGTTCGCGCTCAACGACGCCGGGTTCAAGGAGGCCATCCTCCGGCAAGCTTCCCGGGACGAGATCGTCACCCAGGCCCGCCGGGTCGAGGCCGCGCTGGAATCGGCCGGGCTTGCGCCCAAGCCGTAG